aaacaatgttacttaagaacttacaattattccaagttaaaagtcttaaatgtgctaacagaaggCCAGCACATCTGCAGAATTGAAAAATAGGATCAAATTATCCCTTATCTTTGTAGACAGTCAACCAAGCATctaataagaaaatacatacaaATGCAGCTTCAAAAGCTCATAGGCACAACAGCATACTATAAAATCGGCAGAAAAACTAACTCGCCGGAGAACATGAGAAACCATCAAAAGTTCTGGTTCACCTCCCCACACATGGCTATTTTTGATTTGTGCGACATTTGTGTTAAAATTACCTTTGATGAACCTGGAAGGATATCAAACTATCGAGCAATATGGTTCCACCACACGTGCACGAATTAGAAAAGGAATTAAAACATGAAGAGTATGTTGACTAAGTAAACGTAAAAAACAGCAATAACTTAATATCATTCTTTCCTTATCACTCGACAGGGATTGCATGTTTAACTTCTTAATAGCATCTTACCTACATCAAACTTTGTTAGAAGTAAGAATTCAAACTCATACAGGCTTTACTCTTACCACTCTGTCTCTTCTCGCTTCTTTATAAATCCATGCATTGatagttatattttaaaataattttagtttttaatttttgtgatttataatatttttgctTCTATTTCATCAATTATACGTCTCTAGACATAGTAAAATGTTCCTACTAAACACTTCGCGCTCATCAGAAAAGCTTCTATACATGTTCTTAAATATGAATTACATAGGTAATTAGACCATTTAATAAGTCGTAAAATCTTAGCGTATTCTAATTGAGGTTGATGTGTATAGTAAAAGGAGGTGGCAAATATTATATGGTTAACAATCTACGTAATAggttgtcacgccccaaaatcccattgggccggactggcacccgaagccgagaaggcccgggagaacccgttcaaatacctgtactttcacttatatatcaccaaaaatttggacagcacttcgttgcatatagaagggtctaattacctgtatcagcacaacacgcacaaatatatatatataatacttggccgtcggggccaccacatatacaaatataacatcactatataaacttccatgactttacccttccttatgtctacaaagcctctaggatatacatgacataactagggtcgggacaaacccccgcccacacatgactcctgtacaataacaaaacatacgGGACCGACTcgaaaagctccgaagcaaactggagctcaccaacaatagctgtatgacctggctcctatctatgctgtgaatgagctgaagtacctgtgcctgcagcatgaaatgcaggtccccgtgggggacgtcagtacgaaatatgtactgagtatgtaaaactgtagataatcacatatgatataggagctcaatagaaatcagaaacaagtgaataagtcgtaataggagtggaccacacttactagaacttgtgacaacctgtacattgtatttattcaatcactttaccttcgttcttatcgtctttgtaattattactgtactgtactgtgaccattaggctgcctctagtacatatcaactgggatcgacccatgctaggcttatgcccctgggataccacccataaacacataaatagggatcgacccatgctaggcgtatgcccctgggataccacccgataagagagaactcccatcacttagttcaattaatctttgagattgttatttcggacgccaccatatttttgatactttgaaacaatgatacatcaataggaaccaagtaatagaccttctatataataacgatgtaataaagactcattggtacatcaacaatgtgtttcagaatcatcaatatcacaacaatgaaataagagccttttggtatatcaatgaaacattttgacactttataggatggaaacaacttcgttggtaacgtagaacaatacatgtttttggacaacctcggaatcttacttgatggaacattggtgttttcatgccaaagaacattgttagagtatgctttacatacctcgtcgtagattcggataccaattcaacacaacttcccgcctttacaaatcacttatctacaatgaaatgtttggcatctagtattagcaacccaacaccacaattctcttccataattccatacaaccaatatttgcaaagcattccaaaaaccaacttgaacaatagatttatgtgtatatatatatatatataatcatcatttcaataccacatcatcacaccaaatccctttacaattcaacataatccaaccatgcacaagaataatccaacatcatttccaatcatctttcaacaacaatcaaataacacacttcttatgctcacatgcatatatatacatatccatataaataacaccaacataatttacatccttaccataaaatggcccttttgatttcgaagtcctgttggcacaaataaggggtgcttctcgaagccctcgagacggtgaacacaactacggaatcaatttggattttctacggttgaatcacaagataattggagttgaaatttggctagggtttcttattcttcaataatggatgataaataatggatatgaggctaagtatatgtatataatgaccaattttcgttcatgaggtgatggaaaatgaccatattgcccttaaaattttaagtaaatccaAATCTGtgcatggtggactgttttgacaagctaaagtagatcgaccataactctttgctccgatatcgaatttgggtgaaattggtatcgttggaaagataattcaaaggtctttcatttcatataaagtaggccacccagttcgtcctgtacaaggagttatgatcgtttgaagttgaccctaaaaatctgttttgagaggctgaagtaaaacgagtataactcattactcagatgtcggatttggatgaaaccaattgcattggaaagaagactcaaagatctttattttcataggtggaagctctcccatttcattatattaagggagttatgagcgttcaaagttgacccaaaaaactggcaggcctcagtagtttgtgtgcaggaaattttcctgcacatttactattcaccatatcccggccaccgttttatagtttcgaacgtgctcgattatatccgaaacttatccatttttggaaatctttatatcgttggaaagcttattcaataaccttcgtatgaaaccatcgacgggcaaattccggtataaataaaataaaaaattaattccatataaataagaccaatacacgtacttgaatacgccaatacatgtacttgaatacggggtgttacataggTGTTTGAGGGCATGCACAAAAAGCTTTTTCAAAAAAGCTCCTTGAATGATGGCATTACTGCCATCAGATAGCCACAAGCATCAGCAAGTTCCACAAAGGCTTTTTGTTCTTTTGCCACTTTTACTTTGGGACTTCCCACAATAACCGGCTTTACAGATTTGTTCAAGAACTTAGGTGCATTCCCTTTTTAAGACAACAGCGTAATATACTGCACATTCTTTCgctaaaatggaaaaaaaataattgttaagcCGTAAAGTGGAAAATGTATGTAAAGAACAGGAGACAACATACTTTGAAGCAAGATAGAAAGTAACAAGTTCTATAGCAAATGTGGGGTGAAGGATCCCAGGAAAATTGCAGGCTATGCTAACGTAAACTGGCTTGCTCCTCTCCAGAGCAGTTGATATTGCAATACCAACCAATCCAAGTGCATCATCCAAGTTACTCACCACTGTCTGTAACATTATACCAacttgatcattttcaacaaacatcaaatctaaaaattacactTTCAATTCTATTAAAAGCAAATTCACTGGACATCTCCAAATACATTAACATAATTATGcaaaagttcaataatatagtcCATAATAATTTACCTAAAACAATGTAGAAGAACTAAATTAGCAATAATTCTTAACTGGATTGTTTCTACTCAAGAATTAAGCACATACTCTTTTGAACCATTTACGACCCTTTCTTTTTTAATCTGTTCTAAAATGATTGTCACGTTTTTTTATTTGGCAACTTATTTAATGGCGCATTAAGATCCCCATTCTATATTTTTGGGTCCCAGTTAGCATTTTATTgggaaaaaaatcaacaaaaaagtaAGCACGTAAGTCACTTTCGCAATTTGGTAAATATAACAAAACCTTCCCTTATTTCTAAAACTCGGTGAGCGTTTCCTATTTTCTAAAGCTCCGTGTGACTTTAATAAGgaaaatttggcaaacaattaaATCTTTAGCTATTTCTTAAACTACATGTCCGATCAGAAAGTGtaacataaattgggacggggtACTACTATACATGATTAATGAAATAAGAGCAATTGTCATCAGAAAAGCAAAATTGCAGCACAATGTAAAATAGTAAGATGAACAAATTTAAGGATTATAGGAATTACCTGAGTACAAGTAACAGTTCGAAAACACCTAAGCTCCTGGCTAAAACCTGGTAAGCCAATAGTATGATGCAAAATTCTGTTAGTACCATAATTATTCGAATTCAGTATGTATCGAGTACTTCACAGCTAAACAACTTGCAAAGACATTTTATTTAGAGTGATCAAGATCGCAAAGTGAATCCCTTCAATAATTTTCGAACAACTCATGCTCATGCAATGGAGCATAGCTCAATCAAATCACATCCCTAATAGCTCAAGTATAAATCACAAAATATCAGGATAATTTAGGCGTGTTTTATATTCTCCACTCATAAAATAATAGTAACAGAATTCAACAGCTAAAACATTATTGCAATTTCAACAAAAATCACAGAAACACAATTAGGTTTTCCTTTGTTGCTCGAAACTTCACATCAATCATACGaacaataaaatttattaatctcTTAACAAGATGTTATCAAACAATAGGAATAAACAATATGATAACAAAAGAACAATAAGATGAATACACACAAATTTACATGGAAATCTTTGACAGAAAAAATCACGGGCAGAGGAAGagaaattcactataatgtaCGGAGACGAAAATCTCAATAACGTATTTATATGACATCcaaaaacaacccactaaatgcacttgtAAAATATGtgcgtacaaataaatcctaagtaaaaaaatatacaagTCCAAGAAATTCCTTCGCAATCACCACAGACCCCGCAAAAAATCTCAAACATGAATCGCACTACAAATTTTCAGTACACAATCAATAAAATTCTAATCACAAACTTTAACACAAAAAAGCTGAAAATTGAGATGGGAATGTCAGTCCACCAATGTCGGAAGAAGGATGGACTATCAATTCCCATCTCATACTAAAAGAAAAGTGTACGCCcaaagaataaaaggaaaaaaaaatagcaacaaattcggaaagaaaaaaaattggaaattGACTTAGCCCCAACTAACTTGAGCTCCACGCACTcccttttcttctcttcttctttctttctcctaAACCGTCACGCGTTCTTTTTCAATAAATATATCCCGCGTTCTTTTTCAATAAATATATCCCCTCACCGTATTGTACgcctctccattatagtgaatttctCTTCTTCTACCCGTGATTTTTTCCGTCAAAGATTTCTATGTAAATTTGTGTGTATCCATCTTATTGTTCTTTTGCTATCATATTGTTTATTCCTGTTGTTTGATAACATCCTGTTAAGAAATTCGTAAATTTTATTGTTCATATGATTGATGTGAAGATTCGAGCAACAAAGGAAAACCTAAATTGTGAATTTTTCTTTCCCATCAAAACTACACTTCTAACAGCTCCAGAACCCTTCAAAGACACACAACTGATCAACAAAAACACCCACAAATTCACCATCCCACTTgccaaaataaaataactcagCAACCTATAAAAACACTCAGATTTCACTATTTCCAACGTATCCAAAGTTCCAAATCTTAATGTCAATTTGAACAAAatgcacaaataaaaaaaaaactttaaaataatacaaaattcaGTATTCTCAAAACCCCACAACCTAAAAACTCCAGCCAAGGCTTTTTATCACAGTGTTTTATGAgaaaggaatttcatcaaacaccttgcatgcattatgaacatatcaacaacaacaagccacTTTCAAGTAATAACATTGCAAAGGAATATGTAGCGGCAAGAAATTGAAACTCAGTTGAGATGAAGAAAACGATGAAATAAAGCAACGAAGATGCCAATTTAATACTGGTTTGCACAATGAAGAAAATCCCCAAAAGTATACTTCAAAAAGTAAAATGGAAACCTCGTCATTCATGGTGAAGTCGTGTTCCACTGACACGTGCCACAACTACTACCCGCGCTTAACACATATTACATGGATTGACCTGAAATGGCAAAACTGCACTTTGTTGTAAGCAGGGAGGACAACTAGGTGTGCGTTCGTTATTCGGTTCGGTATTTTTAAAGTTTGGGTTTGATATTCAGTATTTGAACATAGATATCATATACCATATTTATAAACATCGGTTCAGTAATTCGATatcggtaaattaaactttgGTTCGGTATGATATTttgtaataccatattaaagttggacatGTGCATATGgacgtttaaacttcaaagagtatgtttaatagaaatcctatttagtattcttttggtTGCTTTTTACGAATATACTATCAAAATTCAAGAGATTCTTTGGAATGACTAGtactattgtctattgggttgGGTTATATTTATATTCGATATTAGGTAAATACCGAATAacaaacggtattaatatcttgtaccaaagcCAATTTTGAataccaaaatattaaaattttactctcaaataccATATCAAATTACCGAATACTAATTAGTAAATTTTTCGATTTAGTTTAGTAAttcaatttttggtattttatgctcAGGCCTAAGGACAACCCAAAGGCTAGAGCTCCTTGCTTCATTATAAAGTTTATacacatttaaattttttaattattgtaatttacagtatttttttactatttttcaaataGTATATGTTACTCCCTCTGTCTTAATATATGTGAGTGTGATAGTATTTAAcgaatcaattaaattttttatatgtcgttaaataatttaagttgtacatcttttaaattttttaagttactaattattgtgatttataatatttttacgtaatcttttaaaacatataacaaattattttttttagatactTTAAActattaactattataatttataatattcatGTAATTTGCAATTAATATATGTCACTCACCTTATTTAAACTTTTatggtattgatagtcaattatatatttaaaataatttaaatttttaattattatgatttataatattttttctttcattctaatttaagtgacactggtataattttgagagtccgtcaaatattttatatttttaatttttttagttgttaattattgtgaattatagtattttttacgtattcATTTGGTCTCAATgtatgtgacataaataaaatttagataatcaattatatttttaatatatttttttagatattttaaactattagctattataatttataatactctctctccttgtccaaacttttatgGCGTTGattatcaattatattttaaaaaaataatttaaatttttaattattgtaattttataatactttttcttttatttatatttaagtgacactgatataattttaagagtcaaccaaatattacgattgaagtagcaaaGCAGACATGCCTTAAAtgagtcataataattaattacaagtgatataacaaaatttctataaaaaaaatacttgtgaaaaaaatttaagtggactcATATGAAACGTCAGGTTAATATAAAACaccaagagttaatttatcattttatgcctatttaatttttcttattagatattattaatttttaatacttaaatgacttataataattaattagggtgatatagtatAATAACGATTTAAGCAGCtaaaacaaacatgtcataaatgtctatttttatttttcttactaaatattattaattttttaataagtaaatgacttataaaaattaatttgggatgatatactaaaatcacAGGTAGAAGCAGCCGaaacagacatatcataaatatttatttattttattacatattaatattttttaatatgttaatgatttataataattaattaggggtgatataaaaAAATCACGAGTTGAAGCAattgaagtagacatgtcataaatgattatttattttttatattaaatattattaatttttgaatgtgtaaataatttataataattaattaagtgtgatatagtaaaattacgggtggaagcagctgaaacagaaatatcataaatgattatttactttttttattaaataatattaattttttaatataataattatttactttttttattaaataatattaattttttaatatttaaataatttataataattaattaatgatgatatagtaaaatcatggattgaaacagCAGAAGCAGGTGAAAGTAGGGAGGACAACCGAGAGGTATCTGCTGATGGCACTTATATACAAATAGTAAAATCAaggattgaagcagctgaagcaggtggAAGCAAGGAGGACAACCGAGAGGTGCCTGCTGATGGCACTTATATACAATAGTAatgtgtaaataatttataataattaattaagggtgatatcgTAAAATTAcgggttgaagcagctgaaacaaaaatgtcataaatggttatttactttttttattaaataatattaattttttaatatttaaataatttacaacaataacaacaacaaacccagtaaaTTTTCACATCGTGGGATCTGGGGAGCTGATAAATAGacctcggctcaagacaaaggacattatataaaacatcaaaagcatGGAACACGCtaaaaataacataggtacgacatccacacaaaattgtacattgccaaacaaaggacaccGAGGCCCTCCTAcctactgactacgactcatccacccatcttagccctctaccctaatgcttttcctccataccttcctatccagggcCATGTCCTCAGTCATTTGTAATCGCTCCAAGTCATGTTTAATCACTTTCCTCCAGTATCTCTTcgatctacctctaccccgcttgaaaccatccaagtccaacctctcacacctacgaactggggcatccgtgcccctccttatcatatgaccaaaccatctcaacctcactttccacattttatcctccaccgataccactctcaccttctcccgaataatcttattcctaaccctatcagTCCTAATAAATTcgcacatccaacgcaacatcctcatttttgccaccttcaacttttggatatgaaaattcttaatcgatcaacactccgctccataaaGCATAGCCGGCCGacctgcaactctatagaatttgcctttcaacTTATGGGGCACCTTCTTATTGCATAAgattcccgaagcgagcctccatttcatccatccTACCCCAATACGATGAGatacatcctcatctatctctccattcccctgaatcgtagacccaaggtacttaaaactatccctcctacAAACCGCCTGgaaatccaacttcactaccacctcctcatcttgcctcgagtcactaaacttgcactccaagtactccgtcttggtcctactcaaccggaaccctttagactccagggtttgtctctAAACATCCAGTTTATCATTAACACTTTGatgcgactcatcaatcaaaactacaccatccgcaaaaagcatacaccaaggctcCTTGCCTTgtatactccgcgtcaacacatccatcactaaggcaaataaaaacggactaagagttgatccctggtgtaACACTGTCAAGACCGAAAAATGCTCGAAATCTCCTCCCACTGTTCTTACCCGCgtcttcgccccctcatacatgtccttaatcgctctAATGTACGCTACTGGGACCTCCCTgtctctaagcatctccaaagaacctacctagggaccttgtcatacgccttttccaagtcaataaataCCATATGAAGAtccctctttctctttctatACTGCTCAATCagtctccgcactaggtgaattgcctcagtcgtagagcgaccaggcataaaatgaaattaattctccgaaaatagacacaatcttcctcaacctccgctccatCACccctcccaaatcttcatcgtgtgactcaacaactttaTACCCCGATAGTTATTGCAATTCTGAacgtcacccttgttcttatataaagggatCATCGCGCTCCATCTCCACTCCTCGGACATCTTTGCGGTctttgaaaatgttgttaaacaagttggtcaGCCACCTCAATCTTGCCCTGccagagaacttccaaaaatccacgaGGATCTCGTCGGGCCCCGTCGCCTTCCCTTTCTtatcttgcgaatagcctcactgacctcctctaccttaaaacgctGAGAATAACAGAAATCGCAACACTTTTCGAACTTAGTAAAATCAcggattgaagcagctgaagcaagtgGAAGCAGGAAGGACAACCGAGATGTGCCTGATGgcacttatatataatagtaatataataattaattaatgatgctatagtaaaatcacggattgaagtagctgaagcaagTGGAAGCAGGAAGGACAACCGAGAGGTGCCTGCTGATGGcacttatatataataaaatagtaaagtaATATTCCctctgttttaaaaagaatgatctattttaacttggtaatttttaaattttgtggctttaaattaaaattgtatcaaatatatcaaaatgtcctttaatcttatggtcctaaacataccatgtggaaaattgaaacTAAAGTATTGCTAAAAGAAGAaagatcatttttttaaaaataaattaaaaaaataatttattctttttgaaGCGGAGGGAGTAATATGTAATATCCAAACGAATTGTTGACCCTTGAAagaataaactaaagaaaataagtagAGAAATGTGATTTCACTAGCCTGTATGTTCAGTGCAATAATAAACACATCACCATATTAATCAAGTTTGTCCCCACTTTCTTTGTCTTTCATTCTGATTTCTGCAGCCTTTCTCCAAACGCAATCTCCACTTTCAAGTTTGTTAGCGAATACAGTAAAATTAATTTGGTGAAATTTGAATTCTAAAGTTTCAAAAATGAAagtttaattataaattaattaatcattattatatcataataacACCGATTTGAAGACAATTAATCATTATGATTCTGTACAAATGCaagtttaaatataaattaatcaaCTCTCTCAAAACACACACACTGTTTCTCAGCTTTACCTCTTTTTTGTCTTGTCTCTTGCACTCAAAATTGTCCTTTTTGTGCTTTTAGCTTCCACACTCCCACTGTGGCTCTccataataattttgaaaaagcaCTGTCAGTTGTACATCTCCTGTCTGTCTACTTCATTTTCTGTAAGTTACCTTGTACAATTTTAGCTTGAAAATTTGACTTGTTGTAAGTGTATACATTGACTTGTTGGAACATGGGGTTTTCCTGTCGGTGGACCTTTTGCTGTACTATTGCCCCAATATTAGATTTCTTTTAATGGTAGATCTAATTTTTCAATGTGGGTTGGTGGGGTCTTCATTGTTTTAGTTCAAATTCTGGTTCACTCACCTTTCACATTTAGATTCAAGTTTTTTCAAGTTTATGTCATAGAATTTAATTTTACTCTGCTTCTTTAAGAAATATTTTAGGCAATCTTGCTTAAATTTTAGTTCACATTAACTATAATATGTTTGCTTCTGAAAATCTTGATCAGCTGATGTATTGATTTGGTAgctattttgtgttatttttggtgtaaatgttTTATTTCTTCATCAATCAAATGAATTCTTAATAGAAGTCAAGTATGTTAGATGGGAGTATCCTAATATAGGGATAATGTAATTTAGTGTTTTTTTACCAGAATTGAGTGCTTTTGAGAGATCAAGATGGAGGGAGGTGAAGATGCTAATGTCTTGCTGGAGTATGTTGAATTTCAGATTTTCCCGAGCCAGGGCAGGTTAGACTTCTGTTCTCTGTTCAACTGGTTTCATTCGTGTTACGACCTCGTAGTTCCTTGATCTTTGTTCCCTAGTTCTCATTTTATAAGGTTCCTGCAGTGGCATCTTTAAGAGGTTTGATCAATCATTGACACATTGTGGATAAAAATTTGAAGACTGACTATTCATTGGCCAAGCGCAACTAATTGAAAACACCAGTTGGGTTACAATGATTAATGAATTCGACATGGATGCTACTTTGGATCACAAATGAGCTTGTTCAATAATTTGGTTTTCCTTCTTGAAACAGGTATGAGACACGTATGTGCTATGGCAACAAGGTAGAGGCAGCATCCTCTGGGCTTCTGGAGCAATTAGTACTACATTCTCCCAAAATCAAGTCATTGCACTCCAAAGGCTCGGATTCCAGCTTCAAATTTAAGCCCCTGGGAAATCTTAGTGATGCCAAATGGTTTACGAAATCCACTTTAACCAGGTATATTCAGACAGCATTTGCTTCAAGCTATTTCTTTATTAGTTCTAAGTGTTCATATTCTCACATTGcaattccttcttttttttcttcaggTTTCTTCGTATTATCAGTTCATCAAATATAGTTAATGTGGCCAAGGCAATGGTAAATGAAATATCACAGCTTGAAGATGCTCGAAAGTTTCATCTTTCTTTATACACAAAGGTGCTTTGGTGTTTTAACATGCTTTTTTCCCTTCAACTATTTCATAGAAACACGTGGCAAGCAAAATACTAAAGCTCGTTTACTCTTTCAGGGTCCTCAAGATCATACTGGGAGTGGGGAAACAGGTTAGTTCTACTATTCTGTGTTTAATAATATTAAACATAAAACCGCATCATGTCCTATTCTGCCTTGAATTATGCCTAGACTAGTTTGACTATGTTGCCTCTGCGACTACCCTTTCTTCGTAGAATGTTTGTCAAAAGAAAAAGGGACTGCAGAGCAAGTGAtatcctttcttcttctttttccagcAGATGTCAGCTACTCAAATTGTGTGGCACCAACAGTTGATGTAATTTGATCTCTCCTTCTTCGTGAATCATCTTCTCGTTTCACAGAGATTATTGCTTATATATGAGTTGAAGCTAACGTGATTTCTGATTTCCATC
The Capsicum annuum cultivar UCD-10X-F1 chromosome 6, UCD10Xv1.1, whole genome shotgun sequence DNA segment above includes these coding regions:
- the LOC107875040 gene encoding pyruvate decarboxylase 1-like, producing MFEIFCGVCGDCEGISWTCFSQELRCFRTVTCTQTVVSNLDDALGLVGIAISTALERSKPVYVSIACNFPGILHPTFAIELVTFYLASKYVVSCSLHTFSTLRLNNYFFSILAKECAVYYAVVLKRECT